CAGATGCATGAGGCCTAGCATCGCCAAAGGAGTTAAAAACATCTTGACAAACAATGCCAAAACGTTTTCTTTAAAATAACTCCCCAGCGATTTTAATTCGAGTTTCATCCCCACAATAATCGTAACAAGCGGGATGAGTGTGGCTTGGAGTTTATCCAAAATCCCTTCTAAATAAGCAGGGAAATCAACCCCATGAAAATAGACGGCCACCACAATGGCAATCAATGGAGGAGAGAGAAAGATTTGCTTGAGGACGTGCTCCTTGTGGCTATCTTGTTTGTTCGCACCCCATGAGATAATCGCAATCCCAAACGTCAACAATGCCACAAAAGTACCCAGTTGGTCATACACAAGCGCATAAACAACCTCTTTCATAGAATAAAGTGACTCTATATAAGAAAATCCCACAAAAGAGGTATTACCAAAGATAGAGACCATCATAAAAGTGGCTAAATCTTTGCGAGAGAGTTTCATCAATTTTCCCAAAGCCAAAGAGAACACAAAGGCGATAAACATGGCCACATAACTAATCCCAATCACTTTAAAGATAATATCATTGTATTCTAAATGTCGTATTTTAGACAGTGCGAGGGCAGGAAGTGAAAAGTAGATGACAAATTCGGTGAGCTCATGAGAGATATCTTCTTTGGCAACTTTAAAGATATATCCTATCAAAACAAACAAAAATACCGGTGCGATTTCTTCTATCATGACCAACTCCCAAAATAACTTTTTGTCTCTAAAGATTGCGCCAAAAGCTCCAAAAACTCCGCCCGCCTCATCTCCTGTGCCCCCATGGACTTGAGGTGATCGGTGGGAATTTGACAATCAATAAAATCTCCCCCTAAGGCATCGACTTTGGCACACAATCCAACCAAAGCAGCTTTGGATGCATCTGATTTGGTGCTAAACATCGACTCACCACAAAAAACGCCCCCCAGATAGAGTCCATACAATCCCCCTACCAATACCCCATCATGATAGGTCTCCACACTGTGTGCAAAATGCTCTAAATGTAGCGTATGAAAGAGTGATTGCAGTGCATCATTGATCCAGCTTTGCTCTCCTGATTGCACGCGCGTCATCCGGCACGCATTCATCACCGCATCAAATTGTGTATCATAGCGTATTTCATACTTTTTCATACTCTTTTTTAAGCTTTTGGAAATCTTTATATTTTGAGGATATAAAACCAAACGGGGATCGGGTGACCACCAAAGAATCGGATCATCGGCATTATACCAAGGAAAAATCCCCTGGGTATAAGCACTCAAAACACGATCTTTGTTGAGATCCCCTCCCCACGCGAGCAAGCCGGTTTTATGTGCTAAGTGTGGATCAGGAAAGATATAAGAAAAAGTATCAATCTTCGGGATAAAGCTATTCTCACGCAATCATCAATGTCCGTATCGAAATGTTAAGTCTTTTTTCTTATAATCAATACTAACCGTACCGCCTTTTTTCAGCTTTCCAAAGAGTATTTCATCACTCAATGGTGTT
This genomic window from Sulfurospirillum sp. 1612 contains:
- a CDS encoding AEC family transporter gives rise to the protein MIEEIAPVFLFVLIGYIFKVAKEDISHELTEFVIYFSLPALALSKIRHLEYNDIIFKVIGISYVAMFIAFVFSLALGKLMKLSRKDLATFMMVSIFGNTSFVGFSYIESLYSMKEVVYALVYDQLGTFVALLTFGIAIISWGANKQDSHKEHVLKQIFLSPPLIAIVVAVYFHGVDFPAYLEGILDKLQATLIPLVTIIVGMKLELKSLGSYFKENVLALFVKMFLTPLAMLGLMHLFFDMTKTWSKVTFLEIAMPPMTMATVYAIKGGLNKNLAINALALGILVSFVSIVAWNMFLGM
- the aat gene encoding leucyl/phenylalanyl-tRNA--protein transferase; this encodes MRENSFIPKIDTFSYIFPDPHLAHKTGLLAWGGDLNKDRVLSAYTQGIFPWYNADDPILWWSPDPRLVLYPQNIKISKSLKKSMKKYEIRYDTQFDAVMNACRMTRVQSGEQSWINDALQSLFHTLHLEHFAHSVETYHDGVLVGGLYGLYLGGVFCGESMFSTKSDASKAALVGLCAKVDALGGDFIDCQIPTDHLKSMGAQEMRRAEFLELLAQSLETKSYFGSWS